In the Apteryx mantelli isolate bAptMan1 chromosome 1, bAptMan1.hap1, whole genome shotgun sequence genome, one interval contains:
- the AMELX gene encoding LOW QUALITY PROTEIN: amelogenin, X isoform (The sequence of the model RefSeq protein was modified relative to this genomic sequence to represent the inferred CDS: substituted 1 base at 1 genomic stop codon), producing the protein MGDSSVIAYNWVQMYYTLRKMADWISITCLLGATFATPVILTPLEWYQSLMRPQYQSYGYDSTGGWLQHQPMLPVSQQHPQIRSLPPPHQTPFVSLQHPLMQIPSPYPILLVIQHQPNLQTPDPARSLAGEQPKKHSFSILEIPPDWCSPSSQRTQCIGAGPAAGQPNQPMQTSLCKRPALLPDLPLDLCQSADKTXQEEIIGKLCPPQSLQPENVLMKPIDLSV; encoded by the exons ATGGGTGACAGCTCTGTGATTGCTTATAACTGGGTGCAGAT GTACTATACTTTGAGAAAGATGGCTGACTGGATCTCAATCACTTGCCTTCTGGGTGCAACATTTGCTACGCCAGTGA TATTAACACCTTTGGAATGGTACCAGAGTCTAATGAGACCCCAATATCA ATCCTATGGCTATGATTCAACGGGAGGCTGGCTACAACATCAACCAATGTTACCAGTATCCCAGCAGCATCCACAAATCCGGAGCCTACCACCTCCCCACCAGACACCCTTTGTGTCACTCCAGCACCCACTGATGCAAATTCCCTCACCGTATCCGATTTTACTAGTAATACAGCACCAACCAAACCTGCAAACGCCAGACCCTGCACGATCGCTGGCAGGTGAACAACCAAAAAAGCACAGCTTCAGCATCCTGGAAATCCCACCCGACTGGTGCAGCCCCAGCAGCCAGCGTACCCAATGCATCGGTGCAGGCCCAGCAGCTGGGCAACCCAACCAGCCCATGCAAACCAGCCTATGCAAACGCCCCGCTCTGCTGCCAGACTTGCCTCTGGATCTGTGCCAATCAGCCGACAAAACATAACAAGAGGAAATAATAGGAAAGCTTTGCCCCCCACAGTCATTACAACCAGAGAATGTGTTAATGAAACCAATAGATCTCTCTGTGTAA